From the Castor canadensis chromosome 9, mCasCan1.hap1v2, whole genome shotgun sequence genome, one window contains:
- the Odam gene encoding odontogenic ameloblast-associated protein, whose amino-acid sequence MKFLILLGLLGATLSAPLIPQHLMSASNSHELLLNLNNGQLLPLQFQGPFNPWIPPFSGILQQQQQAQIAGHPQFPLSTLDGFAELFPNQIPFPRQVGFAQGAQTGQLGPSQPQTPPRTQQGPNHMLPYVVSLKMPQEHTQTFQYYPVYMLLPWEQGQQTVTQPPQQTGQQQFEEQIPFYTQFGYIPHQVEPGITGGQQQLAFDTPVGTAPETGVPEEGMILHSQKEVINFRHGGAGVFMPSTSPKPSTTNFFTSAVNPTIALVLPEEKAKTDSLKEP is encoded by the exons atgaaatttttaattcttcttggtCTCCTGGGAGCTACACTATCAGCCCCG ctTATCCCACAACACCTTATGTCTGCCAGCAACAGCCATGAG TTACTTCTGAACCTTAATAATGGTCAACTTTTGCCACTGCAGTTTCAG GGCCCATTTAATCCATGGATTCCTCCCTTCTCTGGCATTCTACAACAGCAACAGCAGGCTCAAATTGCAGGACACCCCCAATTCCCATTGTCAACTCTAGATGGGTTTGCTGAACTGTTCCCAAATCAGATACCTTTCCCAAGACAAGTCGGTTTTGCCCAGGGAGCCCAGACTGGCCAGCTGGGCCCCTCACAGCCTCAGACACCACCGCGGACTCAACAGGGTCCTAATCAC ATGCTACCCTATGTAGTTTCACTCAAAATGCCTCAAGAACACACACAG ACATTTCAATACTACCCAGTTTACATGCTCCTGCCCTGGGAACAAGGTCAACAAACTGTCACACAGCCACCCCAACAAACAGGACAGCAGCAATTTGAGGAGCAG ATACCATTCTATACTCAATTTGGATACATTCCTCACCAAGTTGAACCT ggTATAACAGGAGGACAGCAGCAATTAGCTTTTGACACCCCCGTAGGCACAGCTCCTGAGACTGGTGTG CCAGAAGAAGGAATGATACTACATTCACAAAAAGAAGTGATAAACTTTAGGCATGGCGGTGCAGGAGTTTTTATGCCTTCAACTTCACCAAAACCTAGCACGACAAATTTTTTCACTTCTGCTGTAAATCCCACTATTGCCCTAGTGCTTCCAGAAGAGAAG GCCAAGACTGATAGCCTAAAAGAACCATAA